The Granulicella sp. 5B5 nucleotide sequence TCCCACTCCCCGCCGACTCCGACCTCGTCGCCAGCCTCCGCTACACCCCTGCCGAGCGCGTCCTCTCCGGCGGAGCCGTCCAGCTCCGCGTCGAAGAGATCGCACCCGACCCCACCTCCGCCGAGACCACCGTCCAATCTCTCTCGGTCATCCTCGGCCTCCTCCGCGGCCTCGACAGCGCTACCGCCGACCCCACCACGCCACACACCCCCAGTGACACCGCTCTCCGCCAGGTCATCGCCTCCACCCACATCGAGCAGCACAGTCAGCGAGCCGTCCTCACCGCCACCGCCACACTCGACCAGGTCAAAGCCCTCTTCAGCGCCCACGACCCCGCCGCCGAACAACCCCCAGCCACCGACGACACCCCGCCACCACCGTGCAACGTCCCCGGCAAAAACAAAAAGCCCAACATCTGCTGATAGCACAAGGATTTCCCACGACCTTGCGCCTCCCATGCTCTATACGGCTTCGAAGGGCACGAGCTGGAAGGGTAGAAGCTTTGAAGGGTACGAGCTTTAGCTCGTACGTCAGAATCCCTTTGGTAAGACAGGGGGCTTCAGCCCCGGAGGGAGCAGCTCCATTCCACTCTCTGAAACGTTTCAACCACCTCTAGCCACCCACTCTGGCCATAGGCGATAATCTCCGCAAGAGCTTTTCAGGAGATCCCGCATGCCGAAGTCCCTCCCCCTCTTCGCCCTCTTCGCCTTGGCCGCTCCACTGCTCGCGCAGCAGCCTCTGCTCACCGGCCAGTCCGCGTTCACGGACTGGAACCAGCAGTCCCCCGGCGTCCGCCACAAGATCACCCTCTCCGACCTCCCGCAACCCAAGCCAGCCGAGGCCGTCAACAACACCGCGCACATCATCCCGCGCCCTGAAGGCGCCTGGCCCCAGGCCCCCGCAGGCTTCAAGGTCACGCTCTACGCCGGTGGCGACGCCAAGCCCATGCAGCGCGCCGACAACGTCGAGCACATGCACCTCTCCGGCGGCACCTTCACCGAACCCCGCCTCATCCGCACCGCGCCCAACGGCGACCTCTTCCTCGCCGACTCCGGCGCCGGCAAGATCATGGTCCTCCGCGGCGTCACTCCCGACGGCAAGGCCGAGCACATCGAAACCTTCGCCTCCGGCCTCGACCACCCCTTCGGCATCGCCTTCTGGCCCGCGCACGACCCAAAGTGGCTCTACATCGGCAACGCCACCACCGTCGTCCGCTTCCCGTATCACTCCGGCGACCTCAAGGCCACGGCCGCGCCTGAGACCATCGTCCCCGACGTTCCCGGCTACGCGCAGCTCACCGGCGGCGGCCACTGGACCCGCGACGTCATCTTCCGTGACGGCAAGCTGCTCATCTCCGTCGGCTCCGGCTCCAACGTCGACGACGCCGACACCCACCCCCGCGAGTTCCACCGCGCAGACGTCCTCGAGTACACCCCCGACGGCAAGTTCATCGAGGTCTACGCCCACGGCATCCGCAACTGCGTCGGCGAGGCCGTCAACCCCATCACCGACTCTCTCTGGTGCTCCACCAACGAGCGCGACAACCTCGGCAACCACCTCGTCCCCGACTACGTCACCAGCGTCCCCGAAGGCGGCTTCTTCGGCTGGCCCTGGTACTACATGGGCGGCCACGAGGACCCGCGCTTACCCCAGCCCTGCGCCGACGGCACCGGCCCCAACCCGCAGCGCACCAAGCCCCTCACCGAGGACGAAGCTAAAAACTGCAAGCGCGCCGACCTGTCCAAACAGGTCCGCACACCTGACGTCCTCGTCCAGCCCCACATGGCCTCGCTTGAAATGCTCTTCTACCCAACCATCGGCGACCTCGAAGCCCGCGAGCACCACGTACAGAACGGTCTCCACGAGTCCCGCGTACCCACCTCCATCTTCCCCGAGCACTTCCGCGGCGACGCCTTCGCCGCCGAGCACGGCTCTTGGAACCGCCTCAACCGCGCCGGCTACGAGGTCATCTCCATCCCCATGCACGACGGCCACGCCACCGGCGAGTACGACGACTTCCTCACCGGCTTCGTCACCAAGGACGGCAAAGTCTGGGGCCGCCCCGTCGGCGTCACCGTCGGCAACGACGGCTCCCTCTTCGTCACCGACGACGCCACCCGCTCCGTCTGGCGCGTAGCCTACGTCGGCAAGTAACACTGCCAGCAAGTAATCTCACCCCCAACGACAAAGCCGTCATGCCACCCCGGCATGACGGCTTTTCCATGTCCCCCCACATTGTCATCTCGACCGAAGCATGACAGCTTCACCGTCATGCATAGCGGAGAGACCTGCAGTTGTACCACCACATACGTCTACCCGCGCTGCTTCAACCGCCCACAGCACCACCGCAACCGTGGCGAAACGTGGCGTTAAACTTCGCGCACTTTGCGGGAAGCTCTTCGCCGCACGCGGCTTGGGGTAGAAGCGCGCTTCGACACCGCGCGCGAACCAGCAATGAGAATATCGACGAGGCGACGAGCGCTCGGCTCCCAGCCAGGCAAAGCCGTCGTATGGAAGATCCCCACGAGAGCACGAACGAAGTCGTTGGGATCGGTGTCGGAGCGAAGATCGCCACTGGCGACGGCACGCTTCACCGAGGCGACAAAGGCAGTATGGATGAGCGAGCGCGAGCCTTCGATCAGTCGCATCGAACCGCCGGCCACAGTATCCATCGCAGGAATAATGAGCGTCTTGGCAGCGACGTGGTCGATGAACAACAGCATCCACGCGCGCAGTGCCTCAAGCGGCGGCATCTTGGCGGCAAAGCGCTGCTCGGCGGCGGCGAGCCTTTCAACCTCACTGCGGTAGACAGCTTCGATAAGAGCATCGCGCGTAGGAAAGTGGCGATAGAGCGTGCCCGCCCCCACTCCCGCCTGGCGAACGATATCGTCCAGACTGGCCGCAGCGCCGTCGCGCGTAAAAACCTCCTTGGCGACCTCCAGAATGCGCTCCCGGTTGCGCTGCGCATCCGCGCGGGGTTTGCGGGCGAGCGGAGGTGGCGAAAGCTTCTTTTTCGGCATAAGCAAGTTTACAGAAAGTTTTTTGCAACCGGAGACATCCTCCGGTTATCTTACTATGCGGAGACTGTCTCCGCTTATGGGCGGGGACAAAAATATCGATTTTCGGTGCGGGTCCAGGCCGCGCCCTAACAGCAAAAGGAGATGACCATGAGAGTATTTGTGACCGGATCGACGGGATTTATAGGGACGGAACTGGTGAAGGAGTTGATCGCGGCAGGGCACCAGGTGCGCGGGCTAACCCGCAGCGATGCCGGCGTGGAACAGTTGATGGCGGCAGGCGCCGAGGTGCATCGCGGCAACCTCGAGGACCTGGACAGTCTGCGCAGCGGAGCGGCGGGGATGGATGCCGTGGTGAACCTGGCGTTCAACCATGACTGGTCGAACTTTGCGCAGAGCGCAGCCGACGAGATCAAGGCGATTGAGACTCTGGCTTCAGTGCTCGAGCCGGGCAAGCGGCTAGTGGTCACCTCAGGGACCGGGCTGGCCAGCGGCGCCCCGGGTCACCTGCGCGTGGAGAGCGATCCCCCGGCAAGCAATCCGGCGGTTCCACGCAGGCCGGAACAGACGGCGCAGGCGGTGGCGGCAAAGGGGTTGCATGTGGCGATTGTGCGTCTGCCGCAGGTGCATGACACACGCAAGCAGGG carries:
- a CDS encoding TetR/AcrR family transcriptional regulator, whose translation is MPKKKLSPPPLARKPRADAQRNRERILEVAKEVFTRDGAAASLDDIVRQAGVGAGTLYRHFPTRDALIEAVYRSEVERLAAAEQRFAAKMPPLEALRAWMLLFIDHVAAKTLIIPAMDTVAGGSMRLIEGSRSLIHTAFVASVKRAVASGDLRSDTDPNDFVRALVGIFHTTALPGWEPSARRLVDILIAGSRAVSKRASTPSRVRRRASRKVREV
- a CDS encoding PQQ-dependent sugar dehydrogenase gives rise to the protein MPKSLPLFALFALAAPLLAQQPLLTGQSAFTDWNQQSPGVRHKITLSDLPQPKPAEAVNNTAHIIPRPEGAWPQAPAGFKVTLYAGGDAKPMQRADNVEHMHLSGGTFTEPRLIRTAPNGDLFLADSGAGKIMVLRGVTPDGKAEHIETFASGLDHPFGIAFWPAHDPKWLYIGNATTVVRFPYHSGDLKATAAPETIVPDVPGYAQLTGGGHWTRDVIFRDGKLLISVGSGSNVDDADTHPREFHRADVLEYTPDGKFIEVYAHGIRNCVGEAVNPITDSLWCSTNERDNLGNHLVPDYVTSVPEGGFFGWPWYYMGGHEDPRLPQPCADGTGPNPQRTKPLTEDEAKNCKRADLSKQVRTPDVLVQPHMASLEMLFYPTIGDLEAREHHVQNGLHESRVPTSIFPEHFRGDAFAAEHGSWNRLNRAGYEVISIPMHDGHATGEYDDFLTGFVTKDGKVWGRPVGVTVGNDGSLFVTDDATRSVWRVAYVGK
- a CDS encoding SDR family oxidoreductase, whose amino-acid sequence is MRVFVTGSTGFIGTELVKELIAAGHQVRGLTRSDAGVEQLMAAGAEVHRGNLEDLDSLRSGAAGMDAVVNLAFNHDWSNFAQSAADEIKAIETLASVLEPGKRLVVTSGTGLASGAPGHLRVESDPPASNPAVPRRPEQTAQAVAAKGLHVAIVRLPQVHDTRKQGLVTRVIQMSREKGVSTYIGDGANRWAAAPLKDVAHLYRLAVEKTDPGLTTYHAVQEEGVSLRDIAETIGKGLKVPVVSIPPEKAVEHFGPFFGHFVGTDMPASSEWTRKTLGWDPTGPGLIEDLSNMKY